One window of Perca flavescens isolate YP-PL-M2 chromosome 15, PFLA_1.0, whole genome shotgun sequence genomic DNA carries:
- the nupr1b gene encoding nuclear protein 1b: protein MSHVDVKNLKPSNFEGEYYDKYEYYNLTDKYTEGSARKGRTKKEASDNTNRHSPSGHERKIVEKLQNAEKKAKE from the exons ATGAGTCACGTCGACGTGAAGAACCTGAAGCCTTCCAACTTTGAAGGCGAATACTACGACAAATATGAATATTATAACTTAACCGATAAATACACAG AAGGATCAGCCCGTAAAGGCAGGACGAAGAAGGAGGCCAGCGACAACACCAACAGACACAGCCCCTCCGGACACGAGCGCAAGATTGTGGAGAAGCTCCAGAACGCGGAGAAGAAAGCCAAGGAGTGA